TGGGGTACTCCTTGCGGCGCAAGTGAAACACAATCGCGGCTAGCATCACCACCGCCAACAGTGCGGCAGCCAGCGGGGTGAGCCAGGGCGCAATGCCTGTGGGCATCGGCAACAACAGCCCCAACCCACCGGCAATCTCAGCCAAGCCAATAAAGGTCATCAGTGGCTTAGGCACCGCGGCCAACCAGGCCATCGGCGGCTGCTTGGCCATCGTCTCCGCCTGGAAGGCGTGCATGGCGCCCGCACCGATGAACATCAGGCCGAGCAGCGCTTGTACGATCCAGAGCACGGTGGCCATCGTTACCAGCCGAGGCCCGCGTCCAGCGCCAGCGCACCGGCACCGGTGAACACCAGCGCCAGGGCGGCCATGCCGAGGATGAACTCAAACTCCCAGCCACCCGAGAACTTGGCCTTGGCCATGCCGATCTTGACGACCTTGATCGCCACCAGCATGGCAAACGCCATACCCAACGCCATCACGCGGGTGCCCAGGCCGAGCACTAGCAAAATCGCACCGAGGGTTTCCACCAGGGCTACGATCCAGGCCGATACCACCGGCATGGGAATGTTGGCCTGCGTGAAGAAGCCGGCCGTCTGGCCCACATTCTTAATCTTGGGCAGCCCGTGCACAAAGAACACCACGGCTACGCCAATGCGCAGGATGAGCAAACCCCAATCGGGGGACAACAACGAAACTACTGCTTGCATCTATTTCTCCTATCTAAAACAACAAATGTAAGGTATCCTACAGATGATAATAAGGAACTCGGTTACGTCAACCAACAAATCGGAGAGTTTGTTAGCTAAACAACAAAACGGCGAAAATGTTAATTACTCAAGAAAAAACCAAGAATCCGGAAGACCCGCGCGTTGTGCGCACGCGTGCCCTGCTGGTGGATGCGCTGCACGCACTGATGGGCGAAAAAAGTTTTGATGCCATCACCGTCAGCGAGATTGCCAGCCGCGCCACCCTGAATCGCGTCACCTTCTACGCGCACTTTCAGGATAAGTATGCGCTGCTCGAATACGATATGAGCAGCCGCATCCGTGCCGAGCTGGATGCCGCCCTCGGCCCCCAGTTGCAGCTCAGCGAGGATGCGCTGCATGCCTTGCTGCGTTTTGTGTGCACCTTCCTGGACAAGACCGAAAGTCACTGCCCGCCACCGCGCGGCCAGATGGAAGCCCTGGTGGAGAAGCAGCTCAAGGCCCACATCTACGAACGCCTGATGCAGGGCATGGCCCCCTACGCAGCGGCGCGCCACCGCGCCGAGGCCCCCACCCTGTCGCAGACCGCCACCGTGGCGGCCTGGGCGCTGTACGGTGCCGCCCAACAATGGACGCACCAGCAGCCGCGCCAGGCGCTTGACCCCTTTGTGCAGCAAGTGCTGCCGCTGGTGGCCGCCAACCTGGTGCCCTACTTGCCGCCCAAACCCAGCCGCAGCGTCCCCGCGGCGGCTGGCGGCCGCGGGCCACGCGCCCTGCTCAGTTCCCCGCTGCGCCTTGCGCTGCGCTAACCCTCAAGGACATCAACGATGCAAGCCAAACTCAATGACCTCAAAAACCGCTTGGCCGAAGTGGCTGACCTGAGCGCAGCCGGCGCGGTGCTCAGTTGGGACCAAGCCACCTATATGCCCAAAGGCAGCGCAGCCGCCCGCGGCCGCCAGATGGCCACCCTGGCCAGTCTGGCGCAAGCCAAGTTCACCGATGCGGAGATCGGCCGCCTGCTCGACGCTCTGGAACCCTGGGCGGCCGAGCAACCCGCCGGCTCCGACGATGCCGCCCTGGTGCGCAAGACGCGTAAGGACTACGACAAACAGGTCAAAGTATCCGCCGATTGGGTGGCACGCGCCAACCGTCATATGGCCGAAAGCTATCAGGCCTGGACGGAAGCTCGCCCCGCCAATGACTTCAAGGCGGTGGCCGAGCGCCTGCAAACCACGCTGGATCTCAGCCGCGAGTATGCCAACTTCTTCCCGGGCTACGCGCACATCGCCGACCCGCTGATCGATGGGCCGGACCCTGGCATGCGTGCCGAGAGCATCCGCAGCCTGTTCGCCGAATTGCGCCAGGAGCTGGTGCCCTTGGTGCAAGCCATCACCGCCCAGGCAGAGGCCGATGACCGCGTGCTGCGCAAAGACTATCCCGAAGAACAGCAACTGGCGTTTGGCTTGGGTGTGATCAGAGATTTCGGCTTCGATTTTGAGCGCGGCCGCCAGGACAAGACCCACCACCCCTTCTGCACCAGCTTCTCGATCAGT
The DNA window shown above is from Anaerolineales bacterium and carries:
- a CDS encoding TetR family transcriptional regulator, which encodes MLITQEKTKNPEDPRVVRTRALLVDALHALMGEKSFDAITVSEIASRATLNRVTFYAHFQDKYALLEYDMSSRIRAELDAALGPQLQLSEDALHALLRFVCTFLDKTESHCPPPRGQMEALVEKQLKAHIYERLMQGMAPYAAARHRAEAPTLSQTATVAAWALYGAAQQWTHQQPRQALDPFVQQVLPLVAANLVPYLPPKPSRSVPAAAGGRGPRALLSSPLRLALR
- a CDS encoding DoxX family protein, which codes for MATVLWIVQALLGLMFIGAGAMHAFQAETMAKQPPMAWLAAVPKPLMTFIGLAEIAGGLGLLLPMPTGIAPWLTPLAAALLAVVMLAAIVFHLRRKEYPNIGINVVLLLLAALVAWGRWGLF
- a CDS encoding DoxX family protein, encoding MQAVVSLLSPDWGLLILRIGVAVVFFVHGLPKIKNVGQTAGFFTQANIPMPVVSAWIVALVETLGAILLVLGLGTRVMALGMAFAMLVAIKVVKIGMAKAKFSGGWEFEFILGMAALALVFTGAGALALDAGLGW